Proteins encoded within one genomic window of Anastrepha ludens isolate Willacy chromosome 4, idAnaLude1.1, whole genome shotgun sequence:
- the LOC128861527 gene encoding uncharacterized protein LOC128861527 produces MGEVSELNNEFDCLLEKLECIHQHLNFREKSIVTEWIKKLKKSNETLDELKLRLDFIEYFINCWKCGIFSSEPFNKVPQPNTPLHKLRYMLPPDHKIRSVDATSDEQRRLYIEEMFESMPDRGAFLSDQPVPLDGTFFLVLINQK; encoded by the exons atgggCGAAGTCAGTGAGCTAAATAATGAATTCGATTGCTTGCTGGAGAAACTGGAATGTATTCATCAACATTTGAATTTCCGCGAAAAGTCCATTGTTACCGAATGGATAAAAAAGCTAAAGAAGTCGAATGAAACTTTGGACGAACTGAAACTGCGTTtagattttattgaatattttatcaACTGCTGGAAATGTGGCATCTTTAGCTCGGAGCCCTTCAATAAAGTGCCACAGCCGAACACCCCGTTGCACAAGTTGCGATATatgttg ccaCCCGACCACAAAATTCGCAGTGTTGATGCAACTTCAGACGAACAACGCAGACTTTATATTGAAGAAATGTTTGAAAGTATGCCGGACAGGGGCGCCTTTCTCTCCGATCAACCGGTGCCTCTGGATGGAACATTCTTTTTGGTGttgataaatcaaaaataa
- the LOC128859607 gene encoding nurim homolog produces the protein MVSLKQLLVFLISLVAFVYTFYVVGSFMLFLSRPRNVPKIYVWVFNLLDNKSRLETSYGPMVFDTLYIIGFILQHSCMKSAFVKGIMEKMGLAAAERSIYCLTSSLSLHYLLRHWLPAQSIVIWQVDVASSNVLWWTFSLVHAFAWMIIYGGSIIMDLPEILGVKQAYYDMKDYAQPSAYKSFRLRQLYSHVRHPSFVGLSVILWATNLMTIDRLLLALLLTTYMFFAWSTDRSDVAYQRNQFQRKVQELKIE, from the exons ATGGTGTCATTAAAACAATTACTGGTCTTCCTAATATCCTTGGTGGCTTTTGTATATACATTTTATGTGGTCGGATCGTTTATGCTTTTCTTGTCGCGTCCTCGAAATGTACCAAAAATTTATGTGTGGGTGTTTAATTTGCTGGACAACAAATCTCGCTTGGAAACTAGTTACGGTCCAATGGTGTTTGACACCCTCTACATAATTGGATTTATATTACAACATAGTTGTATGAAGTCTGCGTTCGTAAAAGGCATTATGGAAAAGATGGGACTGGCAGCAGCTGAGCGATCAATATATTGCCTTACGTCATCGTTAAGTTTACAT TATCTTCTACGACATTGGTTACCTGCTCAGTCCATAGTAATTTGGCAGGTGGATGTGGCGTCTAGTAATGTGTTGTGGTGGACGTTTTCTTTGGTACATGCATTTGCTTGGATGATAATTTATGGAGGCAGTATTATCATGGATCTGCCAGAAATACTGGGAGTAAAACAG GCTTATTATGACATGAAGGATTATGCGCAACCGTCCGCTTACAAATCATTTAGGCTGCGTCAACTCTATAGTCATGTACGTCATCCGTCTTTTGTCGGTTTAAGTGTAATCTTATGGGCTACGAACCTAATGACTATAGACAGATTGTTGCTGGCACTGTTACTGACGACTTACATGTTCTTCGCTTGGTCAACGGATCGTAGTGATGTAGCATATCAACGTAATCAATTTCAACGCAAAGTGCAGGAACTCAAAATCGAATAG
- the LOC128859606 gene encoding nudC domain-containing protein 3 produces MMGCLRTDAIFMEILEERKTITGFLDAVFGFLRRKTDFYYIKKDPSEKIGFGKGVREQILFGAMQRYDPECKLNNLVAESTEDDGIYAPPAVEEVEVETEEMDTDLGKDANSSQQSKDLSTATPPKSQGTYFTAADYKNGSCFKNYCWSQTLSEVELHVKLPSDLKSAKSISIDVKPEQISVQSRLNPNDILVNGQISNRCKHHDAVWTITDGKLSISLDKRKEIWWEKFFTTEDPIDVKKIDCERYIDELPEDSQAAIHKLRTQQLEQDGMNTEHASTDFDSKDSTLERLRTAWDAEGSPFRGQPFDPSVVKFS; encoded by the exons ATGATGGGTTGCTTACGCACAGACGCGATTTTTATGGAAATTCTAGAAGAACGCAAAACAATAACAGGTTTCCTTGATGCCGTTTTTGGATTCCTTCGAAGAAA AACGGATttctattacattaaaaaagatCCCAGTGAAAAAATTGGGTTTGGTAAGGGCGTACGTGAGCAGATTCTATTCGGTGCGATGCAGCGCTATGATCCGGAATGCAAATTGAATAATCTAGTCGCCGAAAGTACGGAAGACGATGGTATTTATGCGCCCCCTGCTGTGGAAGAAGTTGAAGTAGAAACAGAAGAGATGGATACGGACCTCGGAAAAGATGCCAATTCTTCACAACAATCCAAAGACTTGAGTACAGCTACACCGCCAAAATCGCAAGGCACCTATTTCACAGCAGCAGATTATAAAAACGGctcatgttttaaaaattactgtTGGTCACAAACATTGAGCGAAGTAGAGTTACATGTTAAATTGCCTAGTGATTTAAAAAGTGCAAAATCGATTAGCATTGATGTTAAACCCGAACAGATTTCGGTGCAGAGTCGACTTAATCCCAATGATATTCTTGTAAATGGCCAGATCAGTAATAGATGCAAACACCACGACGCAGTATGGACGATAACGGATGGAAAACTATCAATAAGTCTGG acaaaaggaaagaaatatggTGGGAGAAATTCTTCACTACAGAAGATCCGATAGATGTGAAGAAAATTGATTGCGAGCGGTACATTGATGAATTGCCAGAAGATTCTCAGGCTGCAATACATAAACTCCGTACTCAACAATTAGAGCAAGATGGTATGAATACGGAGCATGCATCGACTGACTTCGACAGCAAAGACAGCACTCTTGAGAGATTACGCACAGCGTGGGATGCAGAAGGATCACCATTCAGAGGACAACCATTTGATCCATCCGTTGTAAAATTCAGCTAA